A genome region from Methanobacterium subterraneum includes the following:
- the rpiA gene encoding ribose-5-phosphate isomerase RpiA, producing MHPRKEVAWEAAQLIDDAKKEVAHEAAMMVEDGQVLGLGTGSTTHYFIQNLGERILTEEIEIMGIPTSYQSFFLAKECNIPITTLDEHLPDLAVDGADEVDPNLNLIKGGGAAHTLEKIVDSSASKFVVIVDESKIVKELGDFPVPLEVMPSAYRPVTDKVKLMGGVPQLRMAQMKDGPVITDNHNFVVDVQFEKIPTPHELETALNNIPGVVENGIFTDVANKVLVATTDGVKSIKKP from the coding sequence ATGCATCCAAGAAAAGAAGTTGCCTGGGAAGCTGCCCAGCTAATAGATGATGCTAAAAAGGAAGTAGCCCATGAAGCAGCCATGATGGTCGAAGATGGTCAGGTGCTGGGATTGGGTACAGGATCAACCACCCATTATTTCATACAGAACCTGGGAGAAAGAATTCTTACTGAAGAGATTGAAATTATGGGAATACCCACATCCTATCAATCATTTTTCCTGGCCAAGGAATGTAACATTCCCATAACTACCCTGGATGAACATCTACCGGATCTTGCTGTTGACGGTGCTGATGAAGTAGACCCCAACTTAAACCTGATTAAGGGTGGGGGAGCAGCCCATACCCTTGAAAAAATTGTGGACTCATCAGCCAGCAAATTCGTGGTCATTGTGGATGAATCAAAAATAGTTAAAGAACTGGGTGACTTTCCAGTGCCACTAGAAGTCATGCCATCAGCCTACCGGCCAGTTACAGATAAAGTAAAACTTATGGGCGGTGTACCACAGTTAAGAATGGCCCAGATGAAAGATGGCCCAGTTATAACTGATAATCACAACTTCGTGGTGGATGTACAGTTTGAAAAGATACCCACCCCCCATGAACTGGAGACAGCCCTTAACAACATTCCAGGTGTGGTTGAAAACGGTATATTCACTGATGTTGCTAATAAGGTCCTGGTGGCCACCACTGATGGAGTGAAATCAATTAAAAAACCCTGA
- a CDS encoding metal ABC transporter permease: MTGILQYTFMQNAFLAAVLVSVACGLVGTYVVVKRIVFISGGISHAAFGGIGLGYFLGVNPILAAIPFSIASALLMGLTSKKVKVSEDTAIGILWSLGMAIGIIFINLTPGYVPDLMSYLFGSILTVPTSDLVIMFILDIIIITLVYLLRREFQGISFDEEFSQVMGMHTTAIYLILLSLVALSVVVMIKVVGVILVIALLTIPAAITKQYTYHLGRMMIISVILGMILTTGGLYISYLFNLASGATIVLVLGLGFFVSSIIQKLMD; encoded by the coding sequence GTGACTGGAATTCTCCAATACACTTTCATGCAGAATGCCTTCCTGGCCGCTGTTCTGGTTAGTGTGGCCTGTGGGTTGGTGGGGACCTACGTGGTTGTCAAACGCATAGTCTTCATCAGTGGTGGGATATCCCACGCAGCCTTTGGGGGAATAGGGCTGGGATACTTCCTGGGTGTTAACCCCATACTGGCTGCAATACCTTTCAGCATAGCATCGGCCCTCCTCATGGGGTTAACCAGTAAAAAGGTTAAAGTTAGCGAAGATACTGCCATCGGGATCCTCTGGAGTCTGGGAATGGCCATAGGTATCATTTTCATAAACCTGACCCCTGGGTATGTTCCTGATCTCATGAGTTATCTCTTTGGAAGCATACTCACCGTACCCACCAGTGATCTGGTGATCATGTTCATCCTGGATATTATAATCATAACCCTGGTCTATCTACTTCGAAGAGAATTCCAGGGAATATCCTTTGATGAGGAGTTCAGCCAGGTCATGGGAATGCACACCACTGCAATTTACCTCATCCTGTTATCTCTGGTGGCTCTTTCAGTGGTGGTGATGATTAAGGTGGTGGGTGTGATCCTGGTTATTGCCCTTTTAACCATCCCCGCAGCCATTACCAAACAGTACACCTACCATCTGGGGCGGATGATGATCATATCAGTTATACTGGGAATGATACTCACCACGGGTGGGCTTTACATATCCTATCTCTTCAACCTTGCTTCGGGGGCAACCATCGTCCTGGTTCTGGGATTGGGATTCTTTGTTTCATCAATAATCCAAAAATTAATGGATTAA
- a CDS encoding metal ABC transporter ATP-binding protein, giving the protein MVLKAVELENVSLTINKQPVLKDIDLTIEVDDFLAIIGPNGGGKSTLLKVILGLLKPDQGRVKVFGNKPGNPHNPVGYLPQHVSFDPDFPINVFDTTLSGRYHGIFKGFTDEDRNLVLEALEEVGMLKYQDRQMSQLSGGQIQRVFIARALVREPKLLLLDEPMASIDPEMQNSFYKLLSQLKSRMAIVLISHDVGAVSTQVENIACLNQKLYYHGPVEDSEEGLQAVYKCPIGYISHGIPHRILKKH; this is encoded by the coding sequence ATGGTTCTTAAAGCTGTTGAACTAGAAAATGTATCCTTAACAATCAACAAACAACCAGTTCTTAAGGATATTGATCTTACCATTGAGGTTGATGATTTTTTAGCCATAATAGGTCCCAATGGGGGTGGTAAGAGTACCCTCCTGAAAGTTATTCTGGGATTGCTAAAACCAGATCAGGGCCGAGTTAAGGTATTCGGAAACAAACCTGGAAACCCCCATAATCCAGTGGGCTACCTCCCTCAACATGTATCATTCGACCCAGATTTTCCCATAAATGTCTTCGACACCACATTATCTGGAAGATACCATGGAATCTTCAAGGGTTTTACTGATGAAGACCGGAACCTGGTTTTAGAAGCCCTGGAAGAAGTGGGAATGTTAAAATACCAGGATCGTCAGATGAGCCAGCTTTCCGGTGGCCAGATCCAGCGGGTTTTCATTGCCCGGGCCCTGGTTCGGGAACCTAAATTACTCTTACTGGATGAACCCATGGCCAGCATAGACCCGGAAATGCAGAATTCATTCTATAAGCTATTATCTCAACTAAAGAGTAGGATGGCCATAGTATTGATTAGCCACGATGTGGGGGCAGTTTCCACCCAAGTGGAAAACATTGCCTGTTTGAACCAGAAATTGTACTACCACGGGCCAGTGGAAGACTCAGAGGAAGGTCTCCAAGCAGTGTATAAATGTCCAATTGGGTATATAAGTCATGGGATACCCCACAGGATATTGAAAAAACATTAA
- a CDS encoding metal ABC transporter solute-binding protein, Zn/Mn family, which yields MERKKIIIISGFILILIILTVTYLYTSPGNNTGSRDGKIGVVVTVGPQEEFVKRVGGDLVNVTVMVPPGADPHTYEPLPNQMKQIQEAQIYFQVGSGVEFELSWMGKLTSMNPQLKLVNSSTGIQLIPNTAESEEGSDPHVWVSPRNAKVMVENIYQSLVRADPENKDYFTKNRDDYFKELDELDKNITQRLSGKNNTKIMVYHPAWAYFCKDYNLHQISIQQDGKEPTPQALASLVDTARRENIKVIFVSPEFSTSNAKVIANEIDGKVVVVDPLSNDYLKNMQKVVEAFAVT from the coding sequence ATGGAAAGAAAAAAAATTATCATAATTTCAGGATTCATACTAATTCTAATTATATTAACTGTAACCTATCTTTACACTTCCCCTGGAAACAACACCGGATCCCGGGATGGAAAAATAGGGGTTGTGGTAACAGTAGGACCTCAAGAGGAGTTTGTTAAACGTGTGGGTGGAGACCTAGTTAATGTAACGGTGATGGTACCACCCGGTGCAGACCCCCACACCTACGAACCACTCCCTAACCAGATGAAACAGATTCAGGAAGCCCAGATATACTTCCAGGTAGGATCAGGTGTGGAATTCGAACTCTCCTGGATGGGGAAGCTCACCAGCATGAACCCTCAATTGAAGCTAGTTAACTCTTCCACCGGGATACAGCTCATTCCCAACACCGCTGAATCAGAAGAAGGCAGCGACCCCCATGTATGGGTTTCACCACGCAATGCCAAAGTCATGGTGGAAAACATTTACCAGAGCCTGGTACGGGCTGATCCGGAAAATAAGGACTATTTCACTAAAAACCGTGATGATTACTTCAAAGAATTGGATGAGCTGGATAAAAATATCACCCAAAGATTATCAGGAAAAAATAATACAAAAATAATGGTTTACCATCCTGCATGGGCCTATTTCTGCAAGGATTATAATCTACATCAGATATCCATCCAACAGGATGGAAAAGAACCAACACCACAAGCCCTAGCCAGTCTGGTGGACACAGCCCGTAGGGAAAACATTAAGGTTATATTTGTCTCCCCGGAGTTCTCCACCAGCAATGCCAAGGTTATAGCCAATGAAATTGATGGTAAAGTGGTGGTAGTAGACCCTCTTAGCAATGATTACCTTAAAAATATGCAAAAAGTTGTTGAAGCGTTTGCAGTTACTTAA
- a CDS encoding CopG family ribbon-helix-helix protein → MILLILGDMAIISVSLNEKLLQEIDALKEEVGFSGRSEVFRASTRLLIADNEEKNKLEGYINSILILIHPKKSEDKVTQIKHNFEDIINTQIHSHLQENQCLELFILEGDAGRMRELSRLLNRNIKFLYSKLVPLPQE, encoded by the coding sequence ATGATTTTATTAATATTAGGGGACATGGCCATAATTAGCGTGTCCCTAAATGAAAAACTTCTCCAAGAAATCGATGCCCTTAAAGAAGAAGTTGGTTTTTCTGGTCGTTCAGAAGTATTTCGAGCCAGCACGCGCCTTTTAATTGCAGATAATGAGGAGAAAAATAAGTTAGAAGGTTATATCAATTCCATCCTAATTTTGATCCATCCTAAAAAATCTGAAGATAAGGTAACCCAGATTAAACACAACTTTGAGGACATTATCAACACCCAGATACACAGCCACCTTCAAGAGAATCAGTGCCTGGAACTATTTATCCTAGAAGGGGATGCTGGTAGGATGAGGGAACTTTCCCGCCTTTTAAACCGTAACATCAAGTTTTTATATTCCAAACTGGTCCCCTTACCTCAGGAATAA
- a CDS encoding thioredoxin domain-containing protein has protein sequence MSEDPSPESGNTLNHLKDEKSPYLLQHRYNPVDWYPWSDEAFEKARNENKPIFLSIGYSTCHWCHVMAQESFQDLEIGQLINQVFVPVKVDREERPDIDSVYMMVCQMVTGTGGWPLTIIMTPDQKPFFAGTYFPKDTGPRGTGLRDLILNVRDLWENKRENLLKSAEDLTISLKQISHGHKGSSDKSRMLSEGILEQNYNSLLENFDQEYAGFGNNQKFPTPHHLLFLLRYWKQTHEAEALSMVEKTLEAMGKGGIYDHVGFGFHRYSVDRQWILPHFEKMLYDQALLVITYTETYQATGKIPYREKAEEVLEYLLRDMKSSEGGFYSAEDADSEGEEGKFYLWTQNEIMNILGPDEGELLSSVYSITPDGNFLDEATRTATGKNILHRTQTWDELSEKTGITPEQLWWKAESARETLYKVRQSRVHPHKDDKILTDWNGLIIAALALAGKIFNREDYLLAAGEAVNFIMTRLNRQGRLLHRWRDNDAAVDGNLDDYAYLIWGLLELYQATFKAQYLKTALQFNHTLMEHFWDSDKGGFYFTPDDGHQVLVRQKEAYDTALPSGNSVMMMNLEKLYLLTGDLQFREVSQALENYFSPLIEQSPSAFTMFLSAVYLKRSPSFEITILGEKNKPDTNAFIEALRKEYLPNVVLIFKSTDDNIIKEIIPSLEDKTLLNQSATAYVCGNGTCQAPVNTPEDLINLLKSE, from the coding sequence ATGTCTGAAGATCCCTCCCCAGAATCTGGAAATACCCTTAACCACCTTAAAGATGAAAAAAGTCCTTACCTCCTCCAGCACAGGTACAACCCTGTAGACTGGTACCCCTGGAGTGATGAGGCATTTGAAAAAGCCAGAAATGAGAACAAACCCATATTCCTCTCAATTGGTTACTCCACCTGTCACTGGTGCCATGTCATGGCCCAGGAGTCCTTCCAGGATCTGGAAATAGGTCAGCTCATTAACCAGGTCTTTGTACCGGTTAAGGTGGACCGGGAGGAGAGACCAGACATTGACAGTGTATACATGATGGTTTGTCAGATGGTCACTGGAACAGGGGGTTGGCCCCTTACCATCATCATGACCCCTGACCAGAAACCATTCTTTGCTGGAACTTACTTCCCCAAGGACACCGGACCCCGGGGAACTGGCCTCAGAGATCTGATCCTGAATGTACGTGATCTATGGGAAAATAAAAGAGAAAACCTCCTAAAATCAGCAGAAGACCTGACCATATCACTAAAACAAATATCACATGGTCATAAAGGATCTTCTGATAAATCAAGGATGCTTTCAGAGGGAATACTGGAACAAAACTACAATTCACTCCTTGAAAACTTTGACCAGGAATACGCTGGTTTCGGTAATAACCAGAAATTCCCAACACCACACCACCTGCTCTTCCTCCTCAGGTACTGGAAACAAACCCATGAGGCCGAAGCACTTTCCATGGTAGAAAAAACCCTGGAAGCCATGGGAAAAGGAGGCATATACGATCATGTTGGATTCGGTTTCCACCGCTACAGTGTGGACCGCCAATGGATACTCCCCCACTTTGAAAAAATGTTATACGACCAGGCCCTCCTGGTTATTACCTACACCGAGACCTACCAGGCCACTGGAAAAATCCCGTACAGGGAAAAGGCAGAAGAAGTTCTGGAATATCTCCTAAGGGATATGAAATCATCAGAAGGCGGTTTCTACTCTGCAGAGGATGCTGATAGTGAAGGGGAGGAAGGTAAATTTTACCTGTGGACCCAGAATGAAATAATGAATATCTTAGGTCCTGATGAGGGAGAACTCCTCTCCAGTGTTTACTCCATCACCCCGGACGGGAACTTCCTAGATGAGGCCACCCGGACTGCAACTGGTAAAAACATCCTACACCGAACCCAAACCTGGGATGAACTTTCCGAAAAAACAGGAATAACCCCTGAGCAACTATGGTGGAAGGCAGAAAGTGCAAGGGAAACACTCTACAAGGTTCGCCAGTCACGAGTACACCCTCATAAGGATGATAAAATTTTAACAGACTGGAATGGCCTTATTATAGCTGCCTTGGCCCTGGCAGGTAAAATATTTAACCGAGAAGATTATTTATTGGCTGCTGGAGAAGCAGTGAACTTCATCATGACCAGACTCAACCGGCAGGGAAGATTACTCCACCGCTGGCGTGACAATGATGCAGCAGTGGATGGTAACCTAGATGACTATGCCTATCTTATTTGGGGATTATTGGAACTTTATCAGGCCACTTTCAAGGCACAATACCTTAAAACTGCCCTCCAATTCAACCACACCCTGATGGAACATTTCTGGGACTCTGATAAGGGAGGGTTCTACTTCACCCCTGATGATGGTCACCAGGTGCTGGTAAGGCAAAAAGAGGCCTATGACACTGCATTACCCTCAGGAAATTCTGTTATGATGATGAACCTGGAAAAATTATACCTCCTAACTGGTGACCTCCAGTTCCGGGAGGTGTCCCAGGCACTTGAAAACTATTTCTCTCCATTAATCGAGCAATCCCCCTCAGCATTCACAATGTTCCTTTCAGCGGTCTACCTCAAACGTAGTCCTTCCTTTGAAATAACCATCCTGGGGGAAAAGAACAAACCAGATACTAATGCATTCATAGAGGCCTTGAGAAAGGAGTACCTACCAAATGTTGTGTTAATCTTCAAATCAACTGATGATAATATTATTAAGGAGATTATCCCCTCATTGGAGGATAAAACCCTTCTTAACCAGTCAGCCACGGCATATGTTTGTGGTAATGGAACATGTCAAGCTCCGGTAAATACTCCTGAAGATTTAATTAACCTTTTAAAGAGTGAGTAA
- the dmpI gene encoding 4-oxalocrotonate tautomerase DmpI has translation MPVITIDVPPMSKEQKKEMVNKFAKTASEILGLPVQSIVTIIREVEAENVGVGDNLLCDISH, from the coding sequence ATGCCAGTTATAACCATTGATGTTCCTCCTATGAGCAAGGAACAGAAAAAAGAGATGGTAAATAAATTTGCCAAAACAGCCAGTGAAATTCTGGGACTTCCAGTCCAGTCCATTGTGACCATAATCCGGGAAGTGGAAGCTGAAAATGTGGGAGTGGGAGATAACCTGCTCTGCGATATCAGCCACTAA
- a CDS encoding PAS domain-containing protein → MSGTTIILAMDDDSEALKINQILSSSNYHPLTVLNWKNPHWEELDLESKEQPSISNYSMEDLVDSASLDLNSVDLIIMDDELQENLKLKAVLDEINNLNDTPYIPQISITSNPDFNTLEGIDLKENKICLSRPLESHELFLAVESAFYKKKMETALKKSEDKYRILIENADDPIAMINYHGEFLLVNKSAAVFFSCEEDNFRGKTMWEIFPQEQADSQMKNIRKVIENGEGEIFESKTIIRDKEYYFSTNIQPMPVKNGEVGAVQLIARDITPMKMVEKALKKSEEKFREVFNNANDGISLHSVDEEGLPGKFYEVNDVVCQRLGYTREELLFMGPKDIINSETRELMPKLMEKLKTENRATFEAVQITKNGEMITTEISNHLFKLQGKEMIMSITRDISERKKSENELLRILAGIEGAGDAIGIGMPDGSQFYQNRSFNELFGYTVEDLNKPMGPVQLFNDKELGRYIYQTIMNGNSWDGELEMTDISGRVFPAYIQADSIKNENRRVIGLICVLNDITERKRVEYALKTSEEKFRNLAQTAVDAIIIIDSEEKIIFSNSSLERIFDYREEEILGEYLDTLIPQGHMEDFQVKLDFFHQHDREMGNVFESFGLRKDGSEFPLEMSLNTWKAEGEIYTTFIIRDITQRKLNEFKLKMREDIFQLMARNIEEVFWIIDPLTGQILYMSPSYYKIWGESIENLYQNPRSWIESIHPKDKDEFISYIFGKNGRTIKHRDKIECRVQRPDGKVRWIKVRAFPVINQNKEIYRRIGIATDISDIRAMENNNRPIK, encoded by the coding sequence ATGTCCGGAACAACAATAATTCTCGCCATGGATGATGATTCTGAAGCTCTTAAAATCAACCAAATACTTTCCTCAAGTAATTACCACCCACTAACCGTACTTAATTGGAAAAATCCCCATTGGGAAGAACTAGATTTGGAAAGCAAGGAACAACCATCAATCTCAAATTACAGTATGGAGGATCTGGTTGATTCTGCATCACTTGATTTAAATTCAGTTGACTTAATCATAATGGACGATGAATTACAGGAAAATCTAAAGCTGAAGGCAGTTTTAGACGAAATAAATAACCTAAATGATACACCTTACATTCCTCAAATTTCCATTACCTCTAATCCTGATTTTAATACTTTAGAAGGAATTGACTTAAAAGAGAATAAAATTTGCCTATCCAGACCACTTGAATCACATGAACTCTTTTTAGCAGTTGAAAGTGCCTTTTACAAAAAGAAAATGGAAACTGCACTTAAAAAAAGCGAAGATAAATATAGGATTCTCATTGAAAACGCCGACGACCCCATAGCCATGATCAACTATCATGGTGAATTTCTCCTGGTAAATAAGAGCGCAGCAGTTTTCTTTTCCTGTGAAGAGGATAATTTCAGGGGTAAAACCATGTGGGAAATTTTCCCCCAAGAACAGGCTGATTCCCAGATGAAAAACATAAGGAAGGTTATTGAAAATGGAGAAGGGGAAATCTTTGAAAGTAAAACCATCATCAGGGATAAAGAATATTATTTCAGCACTAATATCCAGCCCATGCCTGTGAAAAATGGTGAAGTGGGTGCAGTGCAACTCATTGCCCGGGATATCACCCCCATGAAGATGGTGGAAAAGGCCCTGAAGAAAAGTGAAGAAAAATTCAGGGAAGTATTCAACAATGCCAACGATGGAATATCCCTGCACTCGGTAGATGAAGAGGGTTTACCAGGTAAATTTTATGAAGTCAACGATGTGGTGTGCCAGAGACTGGGCTACACCCGGGAAGAACTTCTCTTTATGGGCCCCAAAGATATTATTAATAGTGAAACCAGGGAACTAATGCCCAAATTAATGGAAAAATTGAAAACTGAAAACAGAGCCACATTTGAAGCTGTACAAATTACCAAAAATGGAGAAATGATCACCACCGAGATCAGTAATCATCTTTTCAAATTACAGGGAAAAGAAATGATCATGTCCATAACCCGGGATATTTCCGAGCGTAAAAAATCAGAAAATGAATTATTACGTATTTTAGCAGGGATTGAAGGTGCGGGGGATGCTATTGGGATAGGTATGCCGGATGGCTCTCAGTTTTATCAGAACCGATCATTTAATGAATTATTCGGCTACACTGTGGAAGACTTAAACAAACCCATGGGACCAGTGCAACTATTCAACGACAAAGAACTGGGAAGATACATATACCAGACCATAATGAATGGTAATAGCTGGGATGGGGAACTGGAAATGACCGACATCTCCGGAAGAGTATTCCCCGCATACATACAAGCTGACTCCATTAAAAATGAGAATAGAAGGGTAATTGGTCTAATCTGTGTCTTAAATGATATTACTGAAAGAAAAAGGGTGGAATATGCACTGAAAACCAGTGAAGAAAAGTTCCGAAATCTGGCCCAAACCGCAGTGGATGCCATTATCATCATTGACAGCGAAGAGAAGATCATATTTTCCAACAGCAGCCTGGAAAGAATATTCGATTACCGGGAAGAAGAGATACTGGGGGAATACTTGGACACCCTCATCCCCCAAGGGCACATGGAAGATTTCCAGGTTAAATTGGACTTTTTCCATCAGCATGATCGGGAGATGGGTAATGTTTTTGAATCATTTGGTCTCCGGAAAGATGGAAGTGAGTTTCCACTGGAGATGTCACTTAACACATGGAAAGCAGAGGGAGAAATATACACTACCTTCATCATCCGTGACATAACCCAAAGGAAGCTGAATGAGTTCAAATTGAAGATGAGGGAAGATATATTCCAGTTAATGGCCCGGAACATTGAAGAGGTTTTCTGGATCATCGACCCCCTTACTGGTCAAATACTTTACATGAGCCCCTCCTACTATAAAATTTGGGGAGAGTCCATTGAGAATCTTTACCAGAATCCCCGTTCATGGATTGAATCCATACACCCTAAAGACAAGGATGAATTCATATCTTATATTTTTGGAAAAAATGGCAGGACTATTAAGCACCGGGATAAGATTGAATGTAGAGTGCAACGTCCCGATGGAAAAGTGCGGTGGATAAAGGTCAGGGCTTTCCCAGTGATAAATCAAAACAAGGAAATCTATCGCAGGATTGGAATAGCCACTGATATCTCTGATATTAGAGCTATGGAAAATAATAACAGACCTATAAAATAA
- a CDS encoding tetratricopeptide repeat protein: protein MVPIMNNPEDEKNKGEEIALLKEGKQLFSQGNYKSALLYFDQALELDPDNGKIWDIRGVALSRVGLQDEAQESFEVALDLEPDNARAWSNLGVLYASQARFEEAVNSFDHSLELEANNDEVWNNRGSALFGMKKYKEALESFTRATEINPANAQAWAGKGSAHNFMDEYYEAIESLEKFIELASSTLSPQVEEAWALIFELKMKTGLIDKK from the coding sequence TTGGTTCCCATTATGAATAACCCGGAAGATGAGAAGAATAAGGGGGAGGAAATTGCTCTTTTGAAGGAGGGTAAGCAGCTTTTTAGTCAGGGTAATTATAAATCTGCTCTTTTATATTTTGACCAAGCACTGGAACTGGATCCAGATAATGGCAAAATATGGGACATACGGGGTGTTGCCCTTTCCCGTGTGGGATTGCAGGACGAAGCACAGGAATCCTTTGAAGTGGCTCTTGATCTTGAACCGGACAATGCAAGGGCCTGGTCTAACTTAGGAGTTCTATATGCTTCTCAGGCCCGGTTTGAGGAGGCTGTTAATTCCTTTGATCACTCCCTGGAACTGGAAGCAAATAATGATGAAGTTTGGAACAATCGTGGATCAGCGCTTTTTGGTATGAAAAAATATAAAGAGGCTCTGGAATCCTTCACCCGTGCAACGGAAATTAACCCGGCTAATGCTCAGGCTTGGGCAGGTAAGGGTTCAGCACATAATTTTATGGATGAGTACTATGAGGCTATTGAATCACTGGAAAAATTCATAGAACTGGCATCTTCCACCCTTTCACCACAGGTAGAAGAAGCATGGGCCTTGATTTTCGAGTTAAAAATGAAAACTGGTTTGATTGATAAGAAATGA
- a CDS encoding manganese efflux pump MntP: MDIFSMFFLAVGLAMDAFSVSITRGMILKCNFKYAFTIALFFGAFQALMPVVGWLAGEQLAVVVELWAPWIAFILLLIIGGKMIYEGFQEEDDDVCQIFSLKDILILSIATSIDAFAVGVTFAFLNTPILLPILIIGLVTFALSFIGVYLGKRAGHLFGNKIEILGGIILIGIGLKILLENLIF, encoded by the coding sequence ATGGATATTTTTTCTATGTTTTTCCTGGCAGTGGGACTGGCTATGGATGCTTTTAGTGTATCCATCACTAGGGGAATGATTCTCAAATGTAACTTCAAGTATGCATTTACCATTGCCCTTTTTTTCGGGGCTTTCCAGGCTTTGATGCCTGTGGTTGGTTGGTTAGCAGGTGAACAATTAGCAGTGGTGGTTGAACTTTGGGCACCATGGATTGCCTTCATCTTGCTCCTCATAATAGGGGGTAAAATGATTTATGAGGGTTTTCAAGAAGAAGATGACGATGTGTGTCAGATATTTTCCCTGAAGGATATTCTAATACTATCCATTGCCACCAGTATTGATGCCTTTGCAGTGGGTGTGACCTTCGCATTCTTAAACACCCCTATCTTGCTCCCTATTCTTATCATAGGCCTGGTAACTTTCGCATTATCATTTATAGGGGTTTACCTTGGAAAGAGAGCAGGACACCTATTTGGTAATAAAATAGAAATCTTAGGAGGGATCATCCTAATTGGAATTGGACTCAAGATCCTCCTGGAAAACCTAATTTTTTAA